The proteins below come from a single Desulfovibrio sp. JC022 genomic window:
- a CDS encoding DVU_1555 family C-GCAxxG-C-C protein: MTDTDLRIMQLNGAGYCCAQIMIILCLDNLQQDNPDLVRAAQGLCMGMGDCAGTCGILSGGLCALGLYAGKGTDMETAEDNYPLLVETFREWFKERVSREFGGIACSDILDGECGQPRADRCGVLLGEAYTQLVNILLENGYDPAVGREEADGY; this comes from the coding sequence ATGACAGACACAGACCTTAGAATAATGCAACTTAACGGCGCGGGTTATTGCTGCGCCCAGATCATGATCATCCTTTGCCTTGATAATTTGCAGCAGGACAATCCGGACCTTGTGCGTGCAGCGCAGGGGCTGTGCATGGGCATGGGCGACTGTGCCGGGACCTGCGGCATTCTAAGCGGCGGACTCTGTGCGCTGGGACTATACGCGGGCAAGGGTACGGACATGGAAACAGCCGAAGACAATTACCCCCTGCTGGTGGAAACTTTTAGGGAATGGTTCAAGGAACGGGTCAGTAGAGAATTCGGCGGTATAGCATGCAGCGATATTCTGGACGGAGAATGCGGTCAGCCACGGGCGGACCGCTGCGGTGTTCTGCTTGGTGAAGCCTATACCCAGCTGGTAAACATTCTGCTGGAAAACGGATATGACCCGGCTGTAGGAAGGGAAGAGGCCGATGGATATTAG
- the trsS gene encoding radical SAM (seleno)protein TrsS, which produces MDISFDITETESLCPVCLKKISARRVTENGESRIVKKCPEHGEFSTPFWRGEPAIQGWSRPKIPSTPPVMDTAESKGCPFDCGLCPDHNQHTCTTLLEITWRCDLKCKVCFASAGQKVPADPTIPELDKLLEKVRNTAGPCNLQLSGGEPAVRDDLPRIAELAKRHGFPFVQVNTNGVRVARDPGLAKRWAAGGVDSAFLQFDGTCDHIYKTIRGRNLLEEKIKAIENLTAAGIGVVLVPTIVPGVNDDDLGDILKLAVSYAPGVRGVHFQPVSYFGRYPAPPSDDMRITLPEIMTALEEQSEHLIHRDDFMPPGCEHSLCSFHANYLVMEDGSLKKLSAKKEGCCTPQPASEGADKSKAFVRRQWSAPETACECEEPQDDLDRFLNRAKTHIFALSGMAFQDAWTLDLDRLKGCCIHVAAPDGRLIPFCAYNLTAMDGSTLYRRMIDD; this is translated from the coding sequence ATGGATATTAGCTTTGATATTACTGAGACCGAATCCCTATGCCCGGTCTGTCTGAAAAAAATTTCGGCCCGCAGGGTCACGGAAAACGGCGAAAGCCGCATTGTAAAAAAGTGCCCTGAACATGGGGAATTCAGCACCCCTTTCTGGCGCGGAGAACCGGCTATTCAAGGCTGGTCCCGGCCTAAAATCCCCTCAACTCCCCCGGTGATGGATACAGCTGAAAGCAAAGGCTGTCCCTTTGACTGTGGACTCTGCCCGGACCACAACCAGCACACCTGCACCACTCTGCTGGAGATAACATGGCGTTGCGACCTCAAATGCAAGGTATGCTTTGCCTCGGCAGGACAGAAAGTCCCGGCTGATCCCACGATTCCAGAACTGGATAAACTGCTTGAGAAAGTCCGCAACACTGCCGGACCATGCAACCTGCAACTTTCGGGCGGAGAACCGGCAGTGCGCGATGACCTGCCGCGTATTGCCGAACTGGCAAAAAGACATGGCTTTCCATTTGTGCAGGTCAATACCAACGGTGTACGAGTGGCCCGCGACCCCGGCCTTGCCAAACGCTGGGCAGCGGGGGGTGTGGATTCTGCATTTTTACAATTTGACGGCACCTGTGACCATATTTACAAAACCATCCGTGGTCGCAACCTGCTGGAAGAAAAAATCAAGGCAATTGAGAACCTCACTGCAGCGGGAATCGGAGTAGTGCTTGTTCCTACCATTGTTCCCGGTGTGAATGATGATGATCTCGGAGATATCTTAAAACTAGCGGTATCATATGCCCCGGGTGTACGCGGGGTCCATTTCCAGCCGGTAAGCTATTTCGGACGCTACCCCGCACCGCCATCAGACGATATGCGCATCACCCTGCCGGAAATCATGACCGCTTTGGAAGAACAGAGCGAACATCTGATCCACCGGGACGACTTCATGCCTCCGGGCTGTGAACATTCCCTGTGTTCCTTCCACGCCAACTATCTGGTTATGGAAGACGGAAGCTTGAAAAAACTTTCTGCCAAAAAGGAAGGATGCTGTACCCCGCAACCGGCTTCTGAAGGCGCGGATAAATCCAAGGCTTTTGTACGCCGACAATGGTCCGCCCCGGAAACTGCCTGCGAATGCGAAGAACCGCAGGATGACCTTGACCGCTTTTTAAACAGAGCCAAGACCCATATTTTCGCCCTTTCCGGTATGGCATTTCAGGATGCATGGACACTTGACCTTGACCGCTTAAAAGGGTGTTGTATCCATGTTGCCGCTCCTGACGGCAGACTGATTCCTTTCTGCGCCTACAATTTGACCGCCATGGACGGCTCAACCCTGTACAGGAGAATGATTGATGACTGA
- a CDS encoding DVU_1553 family AMP-dependent CoA ligase, translated as MTDRPLGKWLNLRMGRAPDMKPVSVQELQEWQFASLRQTMFQAVKNCPFYHERLAGIQTGAVHTPADLAQIPFTTGDDLRNGPENFLCVSQDEIARAVTLASSGSSGPPKRLFFTAGDLERTIEFFQYGMSSMLREGETILAILPDSRPGGVGSLFAESISLLGGETVLPVNPSYISTLLNLLLDTHASCILGPAIQVHALARMLESKGITIKHVRSVLLCWDVLPHASMQTISRVFGCEVFSHWGMTETCLGGGVECCSGSGMHLREPDFFVEIINPATEKQVPDGHKGEIVISTLSRRAMPLIRYRTGDVGCIMPDECSCGLPLRRLGAVEGRLDDGIILPGGSRLDLGELNNIILAHKEILDFRVEYQPADLVLSFKLDVLPGAKPSPEVKQMLLGYPKIQQACANHNLKISTRLANQDGTIHSGFGKRSITINPTKGATL; from the coding sequence ATGACTGACCGCCCGCTGGGTAAATGGCTCAATCTACGCATGGGCCGTGCTCCCGATATGAAACCTGTCTCCGTGCAAGAACTTCAGGAATGGCAGTTCGCTTCGTTACGACAAACAATGTTTCAAGCAGTAAAGAACTGTCCTTTCTATCACGAACGACTGGCCGGGATACAAACCGGGGCCGTACACACACCTGCGGACCTTGCTCAAATTCCATTCACAACCGGCGACGATCTGCGCAATGGTCCTGAAAATTTTCTCTGCGTTTCGCAGGATGAAATAGCAAGAGCGGTCACTCTTGCCAGTTCCGGCTCCAGCGGACCGCCCAAAAGGCTGTTCTTCACTGCCGGAGACCTTGAACGGACAATCGAATTTTTCCAGTACGGAATGTCTTCCATGCTGAGGGAAGGAGAAACCATTCTGGCAATCCTGCCCGATTCACGCCCCGGCGGGGTCGGCTCCCTGTTTGCGGAATCCATTTCACTGCTGGGAGGGGAAACCGTACTTCCGGTCAACCCGTCATATATCAGTACCCTGCTCAACCTGCTGCTCGACACCCATGCCAGCTGCATCTTGGGGCCGGCAATTCAAGTACACGCTCTGGCCCGCATGCTGGAAAGCAAGGGCATCACGATCAAACATGTTCGCTCGGTACTGCTCTGCTGGGATGTGCTTCCCCATGCCAGTATGCAAACCATCTCACGTGTCTTCGGCTGCGAGGTTTTTTCCCATTGGGGCATGACCGAGACCTGCCTCGGCGGCGGGGTGGAATGCTGTTCCGGTTCGGGTATGCATCTTCGGGAGCCGGATTTCTTTGTGGAAATCATCAATCCGGCAACGGAAAAACAGGTCCCGGACGGCCATAAAGGCGAAATCGTCATCAGCACCCTTTCGCGAAGAGCCATGCCCTTGATCCGTTACCGCACAGGGGATGTGGGCTGCATCATGCCTGATGAATGCTCCTGCGGGCTGCCCCTGCGCAGGCTGGGTGCGGTGGAAGGCAGACTTGATGACGGCATAATCCTCCCCGGAGGAAGCAGGCTTGACTTAGGTGAACTGAACAACATCATTCTGGCACATAAAGAGATCCTCGATTTCAGAGTAGAATACCAACCTGCTGATCTGGTCCTCTCCTTTAAGCTGGATGTACTGCCCGGAGCAAAACCCAGCCCGGAAGTAAAGCAAATGCTCCTCGGGTATCCCAAAATCCAGCAGGCTTGCGCCAATCACAATTTAAAAATCTCGACCAGACTTGCCAATCAGGACGGAACCATCCACTCCGGTTTCGGCAAACGTTCCATAACAATCAACCCGACAAAGGGTGCTACCCTATGA
- a CDS encoding XdhC family aldehyde oxidoreductase maturation factor — translation MKKLISNLCSKLESGNDLILASIIKSSGSTPRSSGSKMIVMRDGSIDGTIGGGLVEALVQKAAAKIFDDPANTVAFREFDLSNELAANADMICGGHVEVMLEHLPADEPTIAVFNAVNEALRKGKHAVLFTVSEGSMVRERQTVRPCCQLPALQFAEEKEATRLLEAALKSGTPVIEEIDGARLTTEAFIPQPDLYIFGAGHVSRPTAELATSVNFRTVVLDDRAEFASEERFPQAAELHVLPDFDDCFSALDVNDNSYIIIVTRGHLHDKTVLGQALATPARYVGMIGSSKKRNAIYDALRDEGVAQEEIDRCHCPIGLTIGAQTPEEIAVSIVGELIQKRAGG, via the coding sequence ATGAAAAAACTCATTTCCAATCTCTGTTCCAAACTAGAATCCGGCAACGACCTCATTCTGGCTTCCATTATAAAAAGCTCTGGTTCCACTCCCCGCTCATCTGGCAGCAAAATGATCGTCATGCGTGACGGTTCCATTGACGGTACCATCGGCGGGGGACTGGTTGAAGCACTGGTCCAGAAAGCCGCAGCCAAAATTTTTGACGATCCGGCTAACACCGTAGCTTTCCGTGAATTTGATCTTTCCAACGAGCTGGCTGCCAATGCGGACATGATCTGCGGCGGTCACGTTGAAGTCATGCTCGAACACCTCCCCGCGGATGAGCCGACAATTGCTGTTTTCAACGCTGTGAATGAAGCCTTGCGTAAGGGCAAACATGCCGTGCTATTCACTGTCTCTGAAGGGAGTATGGTCCGGGAGCGGCAGACTGTCCGCCCTTGCTGTCAACTTCCGGCACTGCAATTTGCCGAAGAAAAAGAGGCTACCAGACTTCTTGAAGCCGCCCTAAAATCAGGAACCCCGGTAATAGAAGAGATCGACGGTGCACGACTGACAACAGAAGCCTTCATCCCTCAGCCGGACCTTTACATTTTCGGGGCCGGACATGTTTCCCGGCCCACAGCCGAGCTGGCAACATCAGTCAACTTCCGCACCGTGGTACTTGACGACCGGGCGGAATTTGCCAGTGAAGAAAGATTCCCGCAGGCTGCGGAACTACACGTGTTACCTGACTTTGATGATTGTTTTTCCGCACTGGATGTAAATGATAATTCATACATCATAATTGTCACCAGAGGGCATTTGCATGACAAGACCGTGCTGGGGCAGGCCCTTGCCACCCCGGCCCGCTACGTGGGCATGATCGGCAGTTCCAAAAAACGCAATGCAATCTACGATGCCCTGCGTGATGAGGGAGTTGCGCAAGAAGAAATCGACCGTTGCCACTGTCCCATCGGCCTGACAATCGGAGCGCAGACACCTGAAGAAATCGCGGTATCCATTGTGGGAGAACTGATCCAGAAACGAGCCGGGGGCTGA
- a CDS encoding DVU_1551 family NTP transferase, producing MKIYGLILAAGFSSRMGKLKALLPLDGCTVLSRCIRSLVNGGASDVFVVTGHKADQVGSEANVLGMHEIYNPDYEQGMFSSVKAGVQELPNDADAFLILPVDIPLVRSSTIRALTFDYSSEPADIIYPCFRGERGHPPLISAKLIPEIMAHDGKGGLRTVLERHDKNARERNMPDLGILRDLDTPEDYEQARLISRRRVPLPEECEALWELAETPLQTREHCKTVAEAACLMAKALNKARDNQKTLDLNVVKCAALMHDVAKLKRNHEAAGAAILAGYGFSGIADIVAAHRDTDIKPDSPLTEQEIVFLADKLFQGTNPVSLDQRYGKTLARWKDDPEAVAAINGRLARAKDLLQRYEQEAGLSVPELLPGIMAKELV from the coding sequence ATGAAAATCTACGGACTGATTCTGGCGGCGGGCTTTTCGTCGCGCATGGGAAAACTGAAAGCTTTGCTGCCGCTGGACGGCTGCACCGTGCTTTCACGCTGCATCCGCTCGCTGGTAAATGGCGGAGCTTCCGATGTCTTTGTGGTCACCGGACACAAGGCGGATCAGGTCGGGTCCGAGGCAAATGTGCTGGGCATGCATGAAATTTACAACCCGGATTATGAACAAGGCATGTTTTCCTCGGTGAAAGCCGGGGTACAGGAACTTCCGAACGATGCTGACGCATTTCTGATTCTCCCGGTGGATATCCCGCTGGTGCGGTCCTCAACCATCCGGGCCCTGACCTTTGATTATTCATCCGAACCCGCAGACATTATTTACCCCTGCTTTCGCGGGGAAAGAGGCCATCCCCCGCTGATAAGCGCAAAACTCATCCCCGAAATTATGGCCCATGACGGAAAAGGAGGACTGCGCACAGTCCTTGAAAGGCACGACAAGAATGCCCGAGAGCGAAATATGCCGGATCTCGGTATTCTGCGCGATCTTGATACCCCTGAAGATTATGAACAGGCCCGGCTCATTTCACGCCGCCGCGTTCCCCTGCCTGAAGAATGTGAAGCCCTCTGGGAACTGGCAGAAACCCCGCTCCAGACCCGTGAACATTGTAAAACCGTAGCCGAAGCGGCCTGCTTGATGGCCAAAGCCCTGAACAAGGCCCGCGACAACCAGAAAACCCTTGACCTCAATGTGGTCAAATGCGCGGCCCTGATGCACGATGTAGCCAAGCTCAAACGCAACCATGAAGCCGCCGGCGCGGCCATACTTGCAGGCTACGGCTTTTCAGGCATTGCCGATATTGTGGCCGCCCACCGGGACACGGATATCAAACCAGACTCCCCGCTCACAGAGCAGGAAATAGTTTTTCTGGCCGATAAACTTTTTCAAGGCACCAATCCGGTCTCACTTGACCAGCGTTACGGCAAAACCCTTGCAAGGTGGAAGGATGATCCCGAAGCCGTAGCCGCCATAAACGGCAGGCTGGCACGGGCCAAGGATCTACTTCAAAGATATGAACAGGAAGCAGGACTAAGCGTCCCCGAGCTGCTGCCCGGTATAATGGCAAAGGAACTTGTATGA
- a CDS encoding histidine phosphatase family protein, which yields MIILIRHGEIEGAKGRAVGQIDLPLSANGFKQAAQLAESLESFQPRRIYCSPLTRTMQTASFIEKQCGLEAIPVPEIKEINLGEWDGLDFSELKKLYPQDYKQRGKDIAGFRAPGGENFTNVKERVSSFLGQLNGDSPIMAVTHAGVIRVVMHIVLDFPLDNIFRIKPDYCHVTVIESKGDGFFLKAYNLPARPGLVEELAEMMPKQG from the coding sequence ATGATCATACTCATCCGCCACGGGGAAATTGAAGGCGCAAAAGGTCGGGCTGTGGGTCAAATTGACCTGCCTCTTTCCGCAAATGGATTCAAACAGGCTGCACAACTGGCTGAATCCTTGGAATCCTTCCAACCTCGGCGTATCTATTGCAGTCCCCTGACCAGAACCATGCAAACAGCATCTTTTATTGAAAAGCAATGCGGGCTTGAGGCAATCCCGGTCCCGGAGATTAAAGAGATTAACTTGGGAGAATGGGACGGGCTCGACTTTTCGGAACTAAAAAAACTTTACCCGCAGGACTATAAACAACGCGGGAAAGACATCGCAGGATTCCGTGCGCCCGGAGGTGAAAATTTCACGAATGTGAAGGAGAGGGTCAGTTCTTTTCTGGGACAACTTAATGGGGACAGCCCGATCATGGCAGTAACCCATGCGGGGGTGATCAGGGTCGTTATGCATATTGTGCTGGACTTTCCACTGGATAATATTTTCAGGATCAAACCGGACTACTGCCATGTCACGGTCATCGAAAGTAAAGGAGATGGATTCTTCCTGAAGGCATACAACCTGCCCGCGAGACCGGGGCTTGTTGAAGAACTGGCTGAAATGATGCCGAAACAAGGCTGA
- a CDS encoding iron-containing alcohol dehydrogenase — MQVTKFAIPEVIFGNGSITYLASCAQRLGAKRVLLVSDKGLEESGWVRIIINLLKAANLDCVYFDGLTSNPRACQIQQGAKLYRDHNADVIIGLGGGSPIDAAKGIATIVSNGGEIHDYEGANRISRPLPPMILIPTTAGSGSDVSQYAIITDKKRKVKMAIISRSLVPNISIIDPDLLVTKPRELILASAVDALAHAIESYVSRLASPFTESQALTAIRLIAGNIKPAANSKDHEALKNLSIASTAAGMSFSNAGLGVGHSLAHSLGGRYDVTHGLTLPILLPNVVRFNKPCAERKMETIARTINESCPAPAKQKKHDLSEILQSMFEELGIPMRLREIVPDNDQMEEICRLAVKDACSVTNPREADCDDLLKICGESW; from the coding sequence ATGCAGGTTACCAAATTCGCCATCCCGGAAGTTATTTTCGGAAACGGCAGTATCACCTATCTGGCTTCATGCGCCCAAAGACTGGGAGCCAAACGGGTCCTGCTGGTCAGTGACAAGGGGCTTGAAGAATCAGGCTGGGTAAGAATTATCATCAATCTTCTTAAGGCCGCCAACCTGGACTGCGTATATTTTGACGGACTGACCTCCAACCCTCGGGCCTGCCAGATTCAGCAAGGCGCAAAGCTTTACCGGGACCACAATGCCGATGTTATCATCGGACTGGGCGGAGGAAGCCCCATTGATGCAGCCAAAGGCATCGCCACCATTGTCAGTAACGGCGGAGAAATCCACGATTACGAAGGAGCCAACCGCATCAGTCGTCCCCTGCCGCCCATGATCCTGATCCCCACCACAGCCGGAAGCGGCTCCGATGTATCGCAATACGCCATCATCACCGACAAAAAGCGCAAGGTTAAAATGGCCATCATCAGCCGTTCGCTGGTGCCCAATATTTCAATCATCGATCCCGATCTGCTGGTGACCAAACCCCGTGAACTCATTCTTGCCTCAGCAGTGGATGCTCTGGCCCACGCCATTGAATCCTATGTTTCAAGACTGGCCTCCCCCTTTACTGAATCACAGGCCTTGACCGCCATCAGGCTCATTGCCGGTAATATCAAGCCGGCAGCCAACTCCAAGGACCATGAAGCATTGAAAAATCTTTCCATAGCCAGCACGGCGGCCGGTATGTCCTTCAGTAATGCCGGACTTGGGGTCGGTCATTCGCTGGCCCACTCCCTGGGCGGACGTTATGACGTGACCCACGGTCTGACGCTGCCCATCCTGCTGCCCAATGTAGTCAGATTCAACAAACCCTGCGCAGAAAGAAAAATGGAAACTATCGCCCGGACCATCAACGAAAGCTGTCCGGCTCCGGCCAAGCAGAAAAAGCACGATTTAAGTGAAATTCTGCAATCAATGTTCGAAGAACTGGGCATCCCCATGCGATTACGGGAAATTGTCCCGGACAACGACCAGATGGAAGAAATCTGCCGACTAGCGGTTAAAGATGCCTGTTCGGTGACCAACCCAAGGGAAGCGGATTGTGACGACCTTCTCAAAATTTGCGGAGAGTCATGGTAA
- a CDS encoding nitrogen regulation protein NR(II), producing MPEKTALHDLIGIEHHKLNFFQELQKNIKELKEINRESEDQRCEIAAILDGITDVMMVLSEDMKIISVNRVFEQLFPGINPIGKKCYTLFRDSEHPCPECPAFKSLSTNTVCKNTAIFRIEGKNQQFDMVASPLKTPGTEEDRILIFKRDVTMEKEYQAKFYQAEKMATIGVLAAGVAHEINNPMAAVAGFAEGIQRRLTRLDKDIPAELAEDLYDYTNTILKECLRCQDIVKTLLSFSRPVASEFIPVDLNQVAEDTLRLLDHQFRRYQQVKLEVKLTSPMQSILGNEAQLKQVILNLLTNAVDAIEHNGKISIETFIEDEHVGVRVSDSGCGIPEENRDMLFEPFFTTKQVGKGIGIGLSTCFNIVREHNGEIIVDSEVGKGSSFTVLFPLQRD from the coding sequence ATGCCTGAAAAAACAGCACTGCACGATCTGATAGGCATTGAACACCACAAGCTTAATTTTTTTCAGGAACTCCAGAAAAACATCAAAGAGCTGAAAGAAATCAACCGTGAATCCGAAGACCAGCGTTGCGAAATTGCAGCCATTCTGGACGGCATAACCGATGTAATGATGGTTCTTTCCGAGGATATGAAAATCATCTCGGTGAACCGCGTGTTCGAACAGCTTTTTCCCGGCATCAATCCCATCGGAAAGAAATGCTACACCCTGTTCAGGGACAGCGAACACCCCTGCCCGGAATGTCCGGCTTTCAAATCCCTTTCCACCAACACAGTCTGCAAAAATACTGCTATCTTCCGCATTGAAGGCAAAAACCAACAATTTGATATGGTCGCCTCTCCGCTGAAGACTCCCGGAACCGAAGAAGACCGCATCCTGATCTTTAAAAGGGATGTGACCATGGAAAAGGAATATCAGGCAAAATTTTATCAGGCCGAAAAAATGGCTACCATCGGGGTTCTGGCTGCTGGGGTTGCCCATGAAATAAACAACCCCATGGCTGCGGTGGCCGGATTTGCCGAAGGCATCCAACGCAGGCTGACCCGGCTCGACAAAGATATTCCCGCCGAACTGGCGGAAGATCTCTACGATTACACCAATACAATCCTGAAAGAATGTTTACGCTGTCAGGACATTGTAAAGACCCTGCTGTCATTCAGCCGCCCGGTGGCCTCGGAATTCATTCCCGTGGACCTGAATCAGGTGGCTGAAGATACCCTGCGGCTGTTGGATCACCAATTCCGCCGTTATCAGCAGGTGAAACTAGAGGTGAAGCTGACCTCGCCCATGCAGTCCATCCTTGGCAACGAAGCCCAGCTCAAACAGGTCATCCTCAACCTGCTGACCAATGCGGTGGATGCCATTGAACATAACGGGAAAATCAGCATTGAGACTTTCATTGAGGACGAACACGTGGGAGTACGGGTCAGTGATTCCGGCTGCGGTATTCCCGAAGAGAATCGGGACATGCTCTTTGAACCATTCTTCACCACCAAACAGGTGGGCAAGGGAATCGGCATCGGGCTGTCCACCTGTTTTAACATTGTAAGAGAACACAACGGCGAAATCATAGTGGACAGTGAAGTGGGCAAAGGTTCCAGCTTCACCGTACTTTTCCCCCTGCAAAGAGATTAG
- a CDS encoding sigma-54 dependent transcriptional regulator encodes MPESYKVLVVDDEESILKLLSKELASPERVLHTANCAKTAREMVRKERYEVIVSDIRLPDGDGLELLTEFKDMEPDVEVILITGHGNIDNAVEAIRIGAYDYITKPFRLDRVELVVDRAWQRVCLTRENRSYRHSQQCETAGSQLIGSSTPIKQIRHLINKVAPTNVPVLITGESGAGKDVVAHSIHCASQRAGKPMIVKNCATLQKELSRSELFGHTKGSFTGATENCDGLMTFAHTGTLFLDEIGELPMEVQASLLRVLESHTFRRVGEKDERTVDIRFLFATNRNLAKEVEEGRFHEALFHRINVFNISLPELKDRREDVPLLIDFFINKLGFQMGQGEYTVSERAMQCMLSYHWPGNVRELRNVLERSIILADNNNITCACLPKEIADQPEREGEAGILSLERMEREHIIKALDFFNGNRQKAAQALGIGRKTLYRKIDKYNL; translated from the coding sequence ATGCCTGAATCATACAAAGTACTTGTGGTGGACGATGAAGAATCCATCCTCAAACTGCTCAGCAAAGAACTCGCAAGCCCGGAACGGGTACTGCATACAGCCAACTGCGCCAAAACCGCACGGGAAATGGTCCGCAAGGAACGCTACGAAGTAATTGTTTCCGATATCCGTCTGCCGGACGGGGACGGCCTTGAACTACTCACAGAATTTAAAGATATGGAACCGGACGTGGAGGTCATCCTGATCACCGGGCACGGCAATATCGACAATGCGGTTGAAGCCATCCGCATCGGAGCCTACGACTACATAACCAAACCATTCCGTCTCGACCGGGTGGAACTGGTAGTGGACCGGGCCTGGCAAAGGGTCTGCCTGACCCGTGAAAACCGCAGTTACAGACACTCCCAGCAATGCGAAACAGCAGGCTCGCAACTCATCGGCAGCTCCACGCCCATCAAACAGATTCGCCACCTGATCAATAAAGTCGCGCCCACCAATGTCCCGGTACTGATCACCGGGGAATCCGGGGCCGGTAAAGATGTGGTGGCCCACTCCATCCATTGCGCCAGCCAGCGCGCGGGCAAGCCCATGATCGTCAAGAACTGCGCCACCCTGCAAAAGGAACTTTCACGCAGTGAACTTTTCGGACACACCAAAGGGTCCTTTACCGGGGCCACGGAAAACTGTGACGGATTGATGACCTTCGCCCATACCGGGACCCTTTTTCTTGACGAAATCGGGGAACTGCCCATGGAAGTACAGGCCTCTCTGCTGCGCGTTCTTGAATCACACACCTTCCGCAGGGTTGGGGAAAAAGACGAACGCACCGTGGATATCCGCTTCCTTTTCGCCACCAACCGCAATCTCGCCAAAGAGGTGGAGGAAGGCAGATTCCATGAAGCTCTTTTTCACCGCATCAATGTCTTCAACATCAGCCTGCCGGAACTCAAAGACCGCCGCGAAGATGTACCCCTGCTCATAGACTTTTTCATCAACAAGCTCGGTTTCCAGATGGGACAAGGTGAATACACGGTCAGCGAACGGGCCATGCAATGCATGCTCTCCTACCACTGGCCGGGCAATGTGCGCGAACTGCGCAACGTGCTTGAACGCAGCATCATCCTTGCGGACAACAACAACATTACCTGCGCCTGCCTGCCCAAGGAAATCGCCGACCAGCCGGAGCGCGAAGGCGAGGCCGGGATCCTCTCCCTTGAAAGAATGGAACGCGAACACATCATCAAGGCTCTTGATTTCTTCAACGGTAACCGCCAGAAGGCCGCACAGGCTCTAGGGATCGGCAGAAAAACCCTTTACCGGAAGATTGATAAGTATAATTTGTAA
- a CDS encoding peroxiredoxin, translated as MHKIIFVLIILSLFVSSAAYAAPLQSGTNFPDIRLEGKLTGEQKKYLDLKGDGPWKISDIEADYLIIEVYSMYCPHCQREAPAVNSFCNLLSKSKECAEVKFIGLAAGNTEFEIDFFKEKFGVEFPIFADPELEIHDEIGQPGTPHFFMLKNEDGNFKIILSHEGPFESADKFIELIKDKL; from the coding sequence ATGCATAAAATCATCTTTGTTTTAATAATTCTTTCATTATTTGTAAGTTCAGCAGCTTATGCTGCCCCGCTCCAGTCCGGCACAAATTTCCCGGATATCCGGCTTGAAGGCAAACTTACCGGGGAGCAAAAAAAGTATCTAGACTTAAAGGGCGACGGCCCATGGAAAATCAGCGACATTGAAGCGGACTATCTTATAATAGAAGTATACAGCATGTATTGCCCTCACTGCCAGAGAGAAGCCCCGGCAGTGAACTCCTTCTGCAACCTGCTCAGCAAATCAAAAGAATGTGCAGAAGTAAAATTTATCGGCCTTGCCGCTGGCAACACTGAATTTGAAATAGATTTTTTCAAAGAAAAATTCGGAGTGGAATTCCCGATATTTGCTGACCCGGAACTCGAAATCCATGATGAAATAGGTCAACCCGGAACTCCGCATTTCTTCATGCTCAAAAATGAAGACGGAAACTTTAAAATTATTCTGTCCCATGAAGGACCTTTTGAATCAGCAGATAAATTTATAGAACTGATCAAGGACAAGCTTTAG